ATTTCTTCAGATTTATTTGAAACAGGTTTTAATCTTCGGAAAATAGCCTTCATTCGGGCTAAAACTTCTCTGGGACTAAATGGTTTGGTTAGATAGTCATCCGCACCGATTTCTAGTCCAATGATTTTATCAACTTGATCATCTTTAGCAGTCAAAATCAAAATGGGTGTATCGATTTTTTCTCTGCGCAGTGATTTCGTGATTTCTAAGCCATCCATATTCGGCAGCATAACATCTAAAATAATAAAATCAAATTGGTTAGACAAAGCCAACTCATAACCGACTGCTCCATCAACAGCTGTCATTACTTCATAGCCGTCTTTTTCTAAGTTAAATGTCAATAGCGTGACAATTGACGGTTCGTCATCAACGACTAGTACTTTCTTCATCTATTTAGCTCCTTTAAATACGAAATAAACACAAGGTTATTTTAGCACAGATTCACAGGTATCAAAAACTTTATGGAATGTTTCTAAAACTACTTTCAAAGCCAAAGAAATGGTATAATAATAAAGATTGAAATGAGGGAAGCAAATGATAGGAATCAGTGCATGTCTTGGTGGGGTTTGCTGCCGCTATGATGGACAAGCAAAAGAAATCACTGCCTTAAAACAATTAATAGCGAACGGTCAAGCAATCAGCGTCTGTCCTGAAGTTCTAGGTGGTTTACCAATTCCTAGAGAACCTGCTGAAATCAAAGGGGGAGATGGGTTTGATGTCTGGAATGATAAAGCCGTAGTCCTCACTAAAACAGGGGAAGATATGACCCAATCATTCAAACAAGGAGCGATCATTGCCTATCAAAAACTGGTTGAATACAATATCACAACAATTATTTTAAAAGAAAACAGTCCGTCCTGTGGCAGTAAGAGTATTTATGATGGTACCTTTTCAGGAAATCATCGTGATGGGATAGGTGTTGCTACGGCTTATTTTGTCTCCCAAGGACTTGAAGTGATTTCAGAAAATGATTGGCAATCTGTGATTGATCGTGAGGAATAAGGATGTCAGAAAGTGAAGTACTAAAAATTTTTGACAGAAATTATCAGCTAATCGGCACGGCAACACGGCAAGAGACTCATGCCCAAGGCCTTTGGCACGAAACCTTTCATTGTTGGTTTTATACAATGAAAGAAAATGAGCTGATTATCTATTTTCAAAAACGTTCATCCGTAAAGAAAGATTTTCCCAATCAATTGGACATTACAGCTGCTGGACACTTATTAGCGCAAGAAACTGTGATTGATGGTTTTAGAGAAGTACAAGAAGAATTAGGAATGGATATTTCGAGTGATCAGGCTCATTTTTTAGGTATTTTCCCTGTAGAAATCCATTTGGAGAATTTTATTGATAATGAATTTACGAATGTTTATTTGGTAGAACGAGAAATTTTATTAGGAGAATTTAAACTTCAGGAAGAGGAAGTAGCAAGTTTATTTCCGATCTCTTTAACGCTTTTAAAGAAATTGTTCACTGATCCAAGCGCTGAAGCTACTTTGACAGGCTATACTCAGGAAAATAAACAGCAAAAAATCATAACAGAACACTTCTCTAAAAAAGATTTTTGCGTAAATGCGCAAAGTTATTATGATCGATTGATCGAATCTTTTGAAAAAATCCTTGAAAATCAAATAAGAACTATTGACTAATCACTCTGAAATCGGTAACCTAAAAGGGATTGAAGATAGGAGCAACAACTATGGAAATTGAAAAAACCAATCGAATGAACGCATTATTTGAATTTTACTCCACTTTGTTGACAGAAAAACAAATGAATTATATGGAGATGTATTATGCGGATGATTTCTCTTTAGGTGAGATTGCTGAAGAATATGATATCAGTCGCCAAGCGGTTTATGATAATATTAAACGGACAGAAAAAATTTTGGAAGAGTATGAAAAAAAACTTCATTTATTTTCCGACTATATCGTACGCGGAGAATTACTAGAGACATTAAAAAGCTACGTAAACGAAACCTATCCGAAAGATACAACGATTGCCCGTTATATAGAACAAATACAAGAAGTAGAGGAATGAGATTATGGCTTTTGAAAGTTTAACAGATCGCCTGCAACAGGCAATGAGCAAATTACGTCGTAAAGGAAAAGTATCTGAAGCTGACGTAAAAGAAATGATGAGAGAGATACGTTTGGCTTTATTAGAAGCCGATGTAAATTTACAAGTAGTCAAAGATTTTACTAAACGTGTACGTGAACGTGCAATAGGGGTGGAAGTGCTAGAGAGCCTCTCACCAGCGCAACAAATCGTTAAAATCGTCGATGAAGAATTAACAGCGACATTGGGTACCGAAACTGTTGGGTTGAACAAGTCTGAACGGATTCCGACCGTGATCATGATGGTTGGTTTGCAAGGGGCTGGTAAAACGACCTTTGGTGGTAAATTAGCGAACCATTTGATTAAAACTGAAAATGCCCGTCCACTGATGATTGCAGCCGATGTATACCGTCCAGCGGCGATCGATCAGTTAAAGGTGTTAGGACAACAATTAGATGTACCTGTTTTTGATATGGGTACTGATGTTAGTCCAGTTGAAATAGTTCGTCAAGGAATGGCACTAGCTAAAGAAAAGAAAAATGATTATGTTTTGATTGATACGGCAGGGCGTCTGCATGTCGATGAGGCATTGATGGATGAATTAAAACAAATTAAAGAAGTAGCACAACCAGATGATATTTTACTTGTTGTTGATGCAATGACAGGGCAAGATGCGGTCAACGTTGCAGATAGTTTTAATCAACAATTAGGGATTACAGGGGTTGTAATCACAAAACTTGATGGGGATACTCGAGGCGGTGCGGCACTTTCTATTCGCTCTGTGACGGGTGCACCAATCAAATTTATCGGTTCTGGTGAAAAACTAACAGATTTAGAAATTTTCCATCCAGATCGTATGTCTAGCCGAATCTTAGGCATGGGCGATATGCTGACATTGATTGAAAAAGCCCAACAAGATTATGATGAGAAAAAAGCTGAAGAACTTGCAGTAAAAATGAAAGAAAACAGCTTTGACTTTAATGATTTTATTGAACAACTCGATCAAGTAATGGGCATGGGACCAATCGAAGATCTCTTGAAGATGATTCCTGGTATGAATAATATGCCTGGTTTAGAAAATGTCAAAGTCGATCCAAAAGATGTGGCTCGTAAAAAAGCGATGGTTCTTTCAATGACGCCAGCTGAAAGAGAAAATCCGGATCTTTTGAATCCAAGTCGCCGTCGTCGAATTGCTGCTGGTTCTGGTAATAATGTTGTTGAAGTCAATCGGATGATCAAACAATTTAAAGAATCTAAAAAAATGATGCAGCAAATGTCTAAAGGGAATATGGATATCCCTGGTATGGATCAAATGCTTGGTGGCGGTATCAAAGGTAAATTAGGAAAAATGGCCATGAATCGTATGGTGAAGAAAAACAAGAAGAAGAAAAAGAAGAAAAAATAATACAAAAAAGTTGAGCAAAGTCTAATGACTTTGCTCAACTTTTTTATGAATGTGACTGTAACGCTATGATTTAACGTTACTGCTATTTTTCACCTGTCTTCTCCGATTGATTGATCCGTGGATTTCTTTCCTAAAAACAAGGTAGCTTCCGATTAAAGCAGTAATTATTCCGTAAATCAACAAACCAGGAATTGGGGAAGCGCCATTTTCATAGCTATAGTATCCGTGGTTAAATACAAGAACAATAGGAACATAAATGACCATAGCAATAACAACTGGGATTTTAAGCGTGTCAAACAGCAAATAGTTTCCTTTTTTCTCCAAAGTAAGCGTAGGAAACAGATATGAACCAACAGCGAGTACCAACAATGGCAAGACAATAGCCACAATAACTGGCAATATCGATATAGGGGCCTTTTCTACAGTATATACAAAGAATTTATTCGTTACATAGAGATCCGTTGTTGTCTTGGTAAAATAATACCATGCATTGATGACAGCTGTAATGAAAAATTCTAATGATAAACAGAAGCCAAGAGCAGTAAGAGGACCTAAAATCAGATTGCCTGTTACCAAACCGATAAATGCCGCGATAAAGAAGTAAAGAATGTATGTCGTCCAACTAGCTAAAACATTCGCTAACAAATCCATCATACTTATATTGACATACTCAGCTGGAATTCCTGTTGTAATAATACTAACAAACAAAATCTTAGCTAGAAGTATGCTGCCTAATAGCGGTAGTGAGATCAAGGCAAACTTTGAGAAATAGATTCTACGTTTGGAGACACCTAGTGAAAAAAGAAATTCATTGAAGGATGTTCTTAAATCAACAAAAAATACAAAAAATCCTGCAGCTACAACAATCGCTAGCAAAAGAAGCGGATTTTCATTGAAGTACATTGTAAAGTAAGAATCATCGTTTGGAGAAGTAGTCTCTAGTTTTCCCTGTTCATCATACGAATCTACTTGATAAAATAAATTCAATCCTTCTTTTTTATCTAACTCTTGGCGCTCTTTAAGCGATAGTCCAGTATATCTTGGATTATCATCTTCTGACATGCCTCTCAAATCATCTAAGTATTGCTCGGAGTTATAATAAGTGTTCGTATCCTTCCAATGATTAAGATCACTGACACCCATATAGGTATAAAACAAAATAATTGAAAGACTTGTAATCATTAGAACCAGTCCATAACGTTTTTTCAAAATAGTCATTAATTGTTTATTCATAACGTTTCTCCTTGTAAAGAGTAGTCGGTTTCTTCATTGGCAAGGTTCGCTTCAAAGACGTCTTCTAAGGTTAAAGGCAGTTCTTCGAATAAAATCGGTTGTTCTGCTTGAATCAACGTTTTTAATTCGTGGGTATAGTTTTCAAAGATCGCTGTAACGACCCGTCCTTGAAAGTGAAGCAGGCGGCTATTTTCTTTAACAAGTTGAGGCACTTTCTTTGTTTTAAAGACCATTTGTATTTTGCGAGCATGTTCTCTTAGAACTTCTAAGTGATAATCAAGTTGGATGTGGTTTCTTTTCAAAATTAGCGCACGATCAATAATACTTTCCAGCTCATTTAAATTATGAGAAGAGATAATGATTGAACGACTATTTTCACTGACATCATCTAAAAGAATGCCTAAAACCTTCTTTTTAACAATAATATCTAATCCATCCAAAGGCTCGTCTAGTAACAAGTAATCTGCATTAGAACAGATAGCTAAAATCATCTTATAAAGTCCTTGCATCCCTTTAGACATCGAACGATACTTAAAACGAGGATTCAGATTATTTTTTTTAGTTAAAGTTAAATATTTTTCTTTATTAAAACCAGCATAGGCATTTTGGTAAAATAGCAGCAATTTGTTCAATGTATAGCCTGAAAGAAAATTGTATTGTTCATCAATATAAAAAATTTTTTGCTTGAGTAATTTATTTTCTTGAATGTCTTCCTGGTCAATAAGAATCTTCCCGTGATCCAATTCATAATGTCCTGCAACGGATCTAAAAAAAGTGGTTTTACCAGAACCGTTTCGACCAATCAAGCCAGTGATTTCTCCTTTATTGAATGTCAAGTTGAGCTCTTTCAAAATAACTTTTTGATCAATTCTTTTTTCTAAATTCTCTATTTTCATATTTACTCCCCCTTCAAGTGCTGATCACTTTCATCCAACCATTGACTTAGTTCATGTTTAGAAACGTTTAAATAATTTGCTTCAATAATCAACTCATTAAATTTCTTTTTTATTTTTTGAATCTGATAGTCATCGCGGAGCTCGGTATCGATTTTTTTCACGTAAGTTCCTTTACCTTTGACAGTAACGATCACTTCTTGTGTTTCTAATAATTTATAAGCTTTGCTGACTGTATTAGGATTCATCATGAGTTGGCGGGCCATTTCTCTGACAGAAGGTAGGCGGTCACCAGACTGAAGTATTCCACTTAAAATGTCTTCTTTGATACCTAGCATGAGTTGCTCATAATAAGGTTTACTACTTGTTTTATCAATAGAAACCATAAATGTCTCCTTTCTAAAAAAAGTGTGTTTGTTGTGTACTAGTATACATAGTACAGTTGAGGTTGTAAACATTATTTCAGAAATTTTGTTAAAATAAAGAAGTAGCATAAAAAATTGAGGCTGAATGGTTGGAGGGGAAATGGTGAAACAAAGATGTTCTTGGGCAGAAGCTAACGACGAAATGAAACACTATCATGATACAGTTTGGGGCGTTCCAATACATAACGACCAGCGTTTATTTAGAAAACTAATCTTAGATATTCACCAAGCTGGACTAAGCTGGCAAACTATTTTAAATAAAGAAGGTCATTTTGATGAAGCTTTTGATTATTTTGACATAAAAAAAGTTGCTGCTTACGATGAAAAAAAGGTTGAGGAATTGTTGGATAACCCAGGAATCATCCGTAATCGCAGAAAAATCGAAGCAACAATCC
The Enterococcus silesiacus DNA segment above includes these coding regions:
- a CDS encoding two-component system response regulator, with translation MKKVLVVDDEPSIVTLLTFNLEKDGYEVMTAVDGAVGYELALSNQFDFIILDVMLPNMDGLEITKSLRREKIDTPILILTAKDDQVDKIIGLEIGADDYLTKPFSPREVLARMKAIFRRLKPVSNKSEEMTEATKAPLVLGEISVDEQNYEVTVRGQKIELTPKEFELLVYFIKRKDRVIDRDTLLDRIWNYDFAGQSRIVDVHVSHLRDKIEIDPKRPAYLTTVRGFGYRFQEPKK
- a CDS encoding DNA-binding protein gives rise to the protein MEIEKTNRMNALFEFYSTLLTEKQMNYMEMYYADDFSLGEIAEEYDISRQAVYDNIKRTEKILEEYEKKLHLFSDYIVRGELLETLKSYVNETYPKDTTIARYIEQIQEVEE
- a CDS encoding GntR family transcriptional regulator, translating into MVSIDKTSSKPYYEQLMLGIKEDILSGILQSGDRLPSVREMARQLMMNPNTVSKAYKLLETQEVIVTVKGKGTYVKKIDTELRDDYQIQKIKKKFNELIIEANYLNVSKHELSQWLDESDQHLKGE
- a CDS encoding multidrug ABC transporter, which codes for MKIENLEKRIDQKVILKELNLTFNKGEITGLIGRNGSGKTTFFRSVAGHYELDHGKILIDQEDIQENKLLKQKIFYIDEQYNFLSGYTLNKLLLFYQNAYAGFNKEKYLTLTKKNNLNPRFKYRSMSKGMQGLYKMILAICSNADYLLLDEPLDGLDIIVKKKVLGILLDDVSENSRSIIISSHNLNELESIIDRALILKRNHIQLDYHLEVLREHARKIQMVFKTKKVPQLVKENSRLLHFQGRVVTAIFENYTHELKTLIQAEQPILFEELPLTLEDVFEANLANEETDYSLQGETL
- a CDS encoding signal recognition particle codes for the protein MAFESLTDRLQQAMSKLRRKGKVSEADVKEMMREIRLALLEADVNLQVVKDFTKRVRERAIGVEVLESLSPAQQIVKIVDEELTATLGTETVGLNKSERIPTVIMMVGLQGAGKTTFGGKLANHLIKTENARPLMIAADVYRPAAIDQLKVLGQQLDVPVFDMGTDVSPVEIVRQGMALAKEKKNDYVLIDTAGRLHVDEALMDELKQIKEVAQPDDILLVVDAMTGQDAVNVADSFNQQLGITGVVITKLDGDTRGGAALSIRSVTGAPIKFIGSGEKLTDLEIFHPDRMSSRILGMGDMLTLIEKAQQDYDEKKAEELAVKMKENSFDFNDFIEQLDQVMGMGPIEDLLKMIPGMNNMPGLENVKVDPKDVARKKAMVLSMTPAERENPDLLNPSRRRRIAAGSGNNVVEVNRMIKQFKESKKMMQQMSKGNMDIPGMDQMLGGGIKGKLGKMAMNRMVKKNKKKKKKKK